One genomic segment of Schistosoma haematobium chromosome 6, whole genome shotgun sequence includes these proteins:
- a CDS encoding hypothetical protein (EggNog:ENOG41038W9~COG:S~BUSCO:EOG091G0YBP) has product MKLTDTCSKLYKRSTTHFPDLQYYKYDYRRTPVLKDSVIGKGDRTKRAVCIEEMLSMLACLKESDFDQRPCTQMIDTFNKCVHITENKRRANKDMQKSGVVSPSDKSGRSFDRLSSKQITELLRRFPEP; this is encoded by the exons ATGAAGTTGACAGATACATGCAGCAAACTTTATAAACGCTCTACAACTCATTTTCCGGACCTTCAATACTATAAGTATGATTATCGCAGGACTCCAGTTCTTAAAGATTCAGTGATTGGAAAAGGTGATAGGACAAAAA GAGCTGTCTGTATCGAAGAAATGCTATCAATGTTAGCTTGCTTGAAAGAAAGTGATTTTGATCAACGTCCTTGTACACAAATGATAGACACATTCAATAAATGTGTCCATATAACGGAG AATAAGCGGAGAGCAAATAAGGATATGCAAAAGTCAGGAGTCGTATCGCCTTCTGACAAGTCAGGTAGATCATTTGATCGACTATCATCAAAACAAATTACTGAACTACTAAGACGCTTTCCTGAACCTTAG